A section of the Burkholderia mallei ATCC 23344 genome encodes:
- a CDS encoding RelA/SpoT family protein has protein sequence MSTTPSSASSEAGHAEATASSHARQYIDAVLEQSFRHLFGPTATPEQPRKHGVVSIAKLTAALADYLGAEEIKEVKAAFHFSDEAHLGQYRQSGEPYITHPVAVAEICAGWKLDAQAIMAALLHDVMEDQGVTKSELAERFGPKVAELVDGLSKLDKMEFRSREEAQAENFRKMLLAMARDVRVILVKLADRLHNMRTLGAVPMEKRRRVARETLDIYAPIAHRLGLNNTYRELQDMSFANFNPHRYATLEKAVKAARGNRREVIGKILESVQRAMADAKIDAEITGREKTIYSIYKKMRDKQLSFSQVLDVYGFRIVVEHPLDCYTCIGVLHALYKPVPGKFKDYIAIPKVNGYQSLHTTLVGPFGAPIEFQVRTRKMHEIAEAGVAAHWLYKNGGADLNDVQKRAHQWLKSLLDIQSEAGDSSEFLEHVKIDLFPDAVYVFTPKSKIMALPRGATALDFAYSIHSDLGNQCVAVKINNELLPLRTELKSGDIVEVITAPYSKPNPAWLGFVRTGKARSAIRHYLKTMRLNESVQLGERLVDQSLKGYGLALADVTPEVWEKLVQWTGNKSRQEIFADIGLGRRVAAVMAKRIEVLMSGRDADDDLPRAERHAANHAPPVVITGTEGMSVQLSACCRPIPGDDIMGYIGIGLGMAIHTTACRVAQRIHRRDPGRWIDVAWAPQPGRLFDVAVKALVKNTKGIFARVAADITSADANIVHIAMDEDLTHESTVLRFVIQVSDRVHLANVMRRVRTNPDVMRIMRERSNDDVVHARHDGGMRIDRERQDY, from the coding sequence ATGAGCACTACACCATCGTCCGCCTCTTCGGAGGCCGGACACGCCGAGGCCACCGCATCGTCGCACGCGCGTCAATATATCGACGCGGTTCTCGAACAATCGTTTCGCCATCTGTTCGGGCCGACCGCGACACCGGAGCAGCCCCGCAAGCACGGCGTCGTTTCCATCGCGAAACTGACGGCCGCGCTTGCCGATTACCTCGGCGCCGAGGAAATCAAAGAGGTCAAGGCGGCGTTCCACTTCAGCGACGAAGCCCACCTCGGTCAATATCGCCAGAGCGGCGAACCCTACATCACCCATCCCGTCGCCGTCGCGGAGATCTGCGCCGGCTGGAAGCTCGATGCGCAGGCGATCATGGCGGCGCTGCTGCACGACGTGATGGAAGACCAGGGCGTGACGAAGAGCGAGCTCGCCGAGCGCTTCGGCCCGAAGGTCGCCGAGCTCGTCGACGGCCTGTCGAAACTCGACAAGATGGAGTTCAGGAGCCGCGAGGAAGCGCAGGCGGAGAACTTCCGCAAGATGCTGCTCGCGATGGCGCGCGACGTGCGCGTGATCCTCGTGAAGCTCGCCGATCGCCTGCACAACATGCGCACGCTCGGCGCGGTGCCGATGGAGAAGCGCCGCCGCGTCGCGCGCGAGACGCTCGACATCTATGCGCCGATCGCGCACCGCCTCGGCCTGAACAATACGTATCGCGAGCTGCAGGACATGAGCTTCGCGAACTTCAATCCGCATCGCTATGCGACGCTCGAAAAGGCGGTGAAGGCCGCGCGCGGCAATCGCCGCGAAGTGATCGGCAAGATCCTCGAATCGGTGCAGCGCGCGATGGCGGATGCGAAGATCGACGCGGAAATCACCGGCCGCGAGAAGACGATCTACAGCATCTACAAGAAGATGCGCGACAAGCAGTTGTCGTTCTCGCAGGTGCTCGACGTGTACGGCTTCCGGATCGTCGTCGAACATCCGCTCGACTGCTACACGTGCATCGGCGTGCTGCATGCGCTTTACAAGCCCGTGCCGGGCAAGTTCAAGGACTACATCGCGATCCCGAAGGTCAACGGCTATCAGTCGCTGCACACGACGCTCGTCGGCCCGTTCGGCGCGCCGATCGAGTTCCAGGTGCGCACGCGCAAGATGCACGAGATCGCGGAAGCGGGCGTTGCCGCGCACTGGCTGTACAAGAACGGCGGCGCGGATCTGAACGACGTGCAAAAGCGTGCGCATCAATGGCTCAAGTCGCTCCTCGACATCCAGAGCGAGGCGGGCGATTCAAGCGAATTCCTCGAGCACGTGAAGATCGACCTGTTCCCGGACGCGGTCTACGTGTTCACGCCGAAGTCGAAGATCATGGCGCTGCCGCGCGGCGCGACCGCGCTCGACTTCGCGTATTCGATCCATAGCGATCTCGGCAATCAGTGCGTCGCCGTGAAGATCAACAACGAGCTATTGCCGTTGCGCACCGAATTGAAGAGCGGCGATATCGTCGAGGTGATCACCGCGCCGTACTCGAAGCCGAATCCCGCATGGCTCGGCTTCGTGCGCACCGGCAAGGCGCGTTCGGCGATCCGGCATTATCTGAAGACGATGCGCCTGAACGAATCGGTGCAACTGGGCGAGCGGCTCGTCGATCAGAGCCTGAAGGGCTATGGGCTCGCGCTGGCCGACGTCACGCCCGAGGTCTGGGAAAAGCTCGTGCAGTGGACGGGCAACAAGAGCCGTCAGGAGATCTTCGCGGACATCGGCCTCGGTCGCCGCGTGGCCGCCGTGATGGCCAAACGCATCGAGGTGCTGATGAGCGGGCGCGACGCGGACGACGATCTGCCGCGCGCGGAGCGTCATGCGGCCAACCATGCGCCGCCGGTGGTCATCACCGGCACGGAAGGGATGTCGGTGCAACTGTCCGCGTGCTGCCGGCCGATTCCGGGCGACGACATCATGGGCTACATCGGCATCGGGCTCGGGATGGCGATCCACACGACCGCCTGCCGCGTCGCGCAGCGCATCCACCGGCGCGATCCTGGCCGCTGGATCGACGTCGCCTGGGCGCCGCAGCCGGGCCGCCTGTTCGACGTCGCGGTGAAGGCGCTCGTGAAGAACACGAAGGGCATCTTCGCGCGCGTCGCGGCCGATATCACGTCGGCGGACGCGAACATCGTCCATATCGCGATGGACGAGGATCTGACGCACGAATCGACGGTGCTGCGCTTCGTGATTCAGGTGAGCGACCGCGTGCACCTCGCGAACGTGATGCGCCGCGTGCGCACGAATCCGGACGTGATGCGGATCATGCGCGAGCGCTCGAACGACGATGTCGTGCATGCGCGCCACGATGGCGGAATGCGGATCGATCGCGAGCGGCAGGATTACTAG
- the rph gene encoding ribonuclease PH, with translation MTNSSLRPSGRRADQLRDVRITRHYTKHAEGAVLVEFGDTKVICTASVAERVPEFLRERGQGWLTAEYGMLPRATHTRSDREAARGKQTGRTQEIQRLIGRALRAVFDLNALGPRTLHLDCDVIQADGGTRTASITGAFVAAHDAVTKLVAAGRIARSPITDYVAAISVGVFGGTPVLDLDYDEDSACDTDMNVVMTGAGGFVEVQGTAEGAPFSRTEMNALLDLAQAGIGELVRLQRAALEA, from the coding sequence ATGACGAATTCCTCCCTACGCCCGAGCGGGCGCCGCGCCGACCAGTTGCGCGACGTGCGCATCACGCGCCACTACACGAAGCATGCGGAAGGCGCGGTGCTCGTCGAGTTCGGCGACACGAAAGTGATCTGCACGGCGAGCGTCGCCGAGCGCGTGCCCGAATTCCTGCGCGAGCGCGGCCAAGGCTGGCTCACCGCCGAATACGGGATGCTGCCGCGTGCGACGCACACGCGCAGCGACCGCGAAGCGGCGCGCGGCAAGCAAACCGGCCGAACGCAGGAAATTCAGCGCCTGATCGGCCGCGCGCTGCGCGCGGTATTCGATCTGAACGCGCTCGGCCCACGCACGCTGCACCTCGATTGCGACGTGATCCAGGCCGACGGCGGCACGCGCACGGCGAGCATCACGGGCGCGTTCGTCGCCGCGCACGACGCGGTGACGAAACTCGTCGCGGCCGGCAGGATCGCGCGCTCGCCGATCACCGATTACGTCGCGGCGATCTCGGTCGGCGTGTTCGGCGGCACGCCGGTGCTCGACCTCGACTACGACGAAGACTCCGCGTGCGACACCGACATGAACGTCGTGATGACGGGCGCGGGCGGCTTCGTCGAGGTGCAGGGCACCGCGGAAGGCGCGCCGTTCTCGCGCACCGAGATGAACGCGCTTCTCGATCTCGCGCAGGCCGGCATCGGCGAGCTCGTGCGGCTGCAGCGCGCGGCGCTGGAGGCATGA
- the gmk gene encoding guanylate kinase has product MTDSNRDGAAAHSLHAGVYPGNLFMVVAPSGAGKSTLVNALLSKDPEIRLSISYTTRKPRPGEQDGQHYHFTTVEDFRERHARHEFLESAEVHGNYYGTSRVWIEEQMKIGHDVLLEIDWQGAQQVKKQFRNAVGIFILPPSLAALEERLKKRGQDEPNVITRRLLAAGSEIAHAAEAQYVVINETFEHALAELECIVAATRLRFTSQYARHAELFVELGIHLPHAE; this is encoded by the coding sequence ATGACCGATTCGAACCGCGACGGCGCAGCCGCGCATTCGCTGCACGCCGGCGTCTATCCCGGCAATCTCTTCATGGTCGTCGCGCCGTCGGGCGCGGGCAAGTCGACGCTCGTCAACGCGCTGCTGTCGAAGGACCCGGAGATCCGCCTGTCGATTTCGTACACGACGCGCAAGCCGCGCCCCGGCGAACAGGACGGCCAGCACTATCACTTCACGACCGTCGAGGATTTCCGCGAGCGCCATGCGCGCCACGAGTTTCTCGAAAGCGCCGAGGTGCACGGCAATTACTACGGCACGTCGCGCGTGTGGATCGAAGAGCAGATGAAGATCGGCCACGACGTGCTGCTCGAAATCGATTGGCAGGGCGCGCAGCAGGTGAAGAAGCAGTTCCGCAACGCGGTCGGCATCTTCATCCTGCCGCCGTCGCTCGCGGCGCTCGAGGAGCGGCTCAAGAAGCGCGGGCAGGACGAGCCGAACGTGATCACGCGGCGCCTGCTCGCCGCGGGCAGCGAGATCGCGCACGCGGCGGAAGCGCAGTACGTCGTCATCAACGAGACCTTCGAGCACGCGCTCGCCGAGCTCGAGTGCATCGTCGCGGCGACGCGCCTGCGCTTCACGTCGCAATATGCGCGGCATGCCGAACTATTCGTCGAGCTCGGCATTCATCTGCCGCACGCGGAGTGA
- the hemW gene encoding radical SAM family heme chaperone HemW, with translation MSDAATNGARVVATFAAPGRIRLASLPPLALYVHFPWCVRKCPYCDFNSHEWKDGGALPERDYLDALRADLEHALPLVWGRQVHTVFIGGGTPSLLSAAGLDRLLSDVRALLPLDADAEITLEANPGTFEAAKFAQFRASGVNRLSIGIQSFNEAHLKALGRIHDAAQARAAVEIAARTFENFNLDLMFALPNQTLDECRADLETALAFAPPHLSLYHLTLEPNTYFAKFPPTVPDDDASADMQDWLHERTAQAGYARYEVSAYAKPHRRSKHNLNYWRFGDYLGIGAGAHTKLSFPNRILRQARYKHPATFIEQAKAGTPVQEEREVGPRDLPFEFMLNALRLVDGVPAYSFEARTGMSLAAIGPALAQAEQRGLLVHDHTRIAPTPLGQRFLNDLQALFLRDA, from the coding sequence ATGAGCGACGCGGCAACCAACGGCGCGCGCGTCGTCGCGACATTCGCCGCGCCCGGCCGGATCCGGCTCGCGTCGCTGCCGCCGCTCGCGCTGTACGTGCACTTCCCGTGGTGCGTGCGCAAGTGCCCGTACTGCGACTTCAATTCGCACGAATGGAAGGACGGCGGCGCGCTGCCCGAGCGCGACTATCTGGACGCGCTGCGCGCCGATCTCGAGCACGCGCTGCCGCTCGTCTGGGGACGCCAGGTACACACGGTGTTCATCGGCGGCGGCACGCCGAGCCTGCTGTCGGCGGCGGGGCTCGACCGGCTGCTGTCCGACGTGCGCGCGCTGCTGCCGCTCGACGCGGACGCCGAGATCACGCTCGAGGCGAACCCCGGCACGTTCGAGGCGGCGAAGTTCGCGCAATTCCGCGCGAGCGGCGTCAATCGCCTGTCGATCGGCATCCAGAGCTTCAACGAGGCGCATCTGAAGGCGCTCGGGCGGATTCACGACGCCGCGCAGGCGCGCGCCGCGGTCGAGATCGCCGCGCGCACGTTCGAGAACTTCAATCTCGACCTGATGTTCGCGCTGCCGAACCAGACGCTCGACGAATGCCGCGCGGATCTCGAAACCGCGCTCGCGTTCGCGCCGCCGCATCTGTCGCTTTATCATCTGACGCTCGAGCCGAATACGTATTTCGCGAAGTTTCCGCCCACCGTGCCGGACGACGACGCGTCGGCCGACATGCAGGACTGGCTGCACGAACGCACCGCGCAGGCAGGTTACGCGCGCTACGAGGTGTCCGCTTATGCGAAGCCGCATCGGCGGAGCAAGCACAACCTCAACTACTGGCGCTTCGGCGACTATCTGGGAATCGGCGCGGGCGCGCACACGAAGCTGTCGTTTCCGAACCGGATCCTGCGCCAGGCACGCTACAAGCATCCGGCGACGTTCATCGAACAGGCGAAAGCGGGTACTCCCGTGCAGGAAGAGCGGGAGGTGGGGCCGCGCGATCTGCCGTTCGAGTTCATGCTGAACGCGCTGCGGCTTGTCGACGGCGTGCCCGCATACAGCTTCGAGGCGCGCACCGGCATGTCGCTCGCCGCGATCGGTCCTGCGCTCGCGCAGGCCGAGCAGCGCGGCCTCCTCGTGCACGATCACACGCGCATCGCGCCGACGCCGCTCGGCCAGCGCTTCCTCAACGATCTGCAGGCGCTGTTCCTGCGCGACGCATGA
- the rdgB gene encoding RdgB/HAM1 family non-canonical purine NTP pyrophosphatase yields the protein MTMSHASPDAARSRIVLASNNPGKLREFAALFSTAGIDIVPQGELGVSEADEPHATFVENALAKARHASRATGLPAVADDSGLCVPALLGAPGVYSARYAQRAGREKSDAANNAYLVEQLREVADRRAYYYCVLALVRHADDPEPLIAEGRWAGEIVDAPRGAHGFGYDPHFFVPALGATAAELDPAAKNAASHRALALKALVARLGEIR from the coding sequence ATGACGATGTCGCACGCATCGCCCGACGCCGCGCGCTCGCGCATCGTCCTCGCCTCGAACAATCCCGGCAAGCTGCGCGAGTTCGCCGCGCTCTTCTCGACGGCGGGCATCGACATCGTGCCGCAAGGCGAGCTCGGCGTATCGGAAGCCGACGAACCGCACGCGACCTTCGTCGAGAACGCGCTCGCGAAGGCACGCCATGCGTCGCGCGCGACGGGCCTGCCCGCCGTCGCCGACGATTCCGGCCTGTGCGTGCCCGCGCTGCTCGGCGCGCCGGGCGTCTACTCGGCGCGCTACGCGCAGCGCGCCGGCCGCGAGAAGAGCGATGCGGCGAACAACGCGTATCTCGTCGAGCAGTTGCGCGAGGTCGCGGATCGGCGCGCGTATTACTACTGCGTGCTCGCGCTCGTGCGGCACGCGGACGATCCGGAGCCGCTCATCGCCGAAGGGCGCTGGGCGGGCGAGATCGTCGACGCACCACGCGGCGCGCACGGCTTCGGCTACGATCCGCACTTCTTCGTGCCGGCGCTCGGCGCGACGGCGGCCGAGCTCGATCCGGCCGCGAAAAACGCGGCGAGCCATCGCGCGCTCGCGCTGAAGGCGCTCGTCGCGCGGCTCGGAGAAATTCGATGA
- a CDS encoding TonB family protein, translating into MTTRSELFRFRAAWRGAALCACAAVLAACTITLPPPHGAVVVPGVSSMSATEYRAAIAQRIADSNSDRILHGTPQAMLRSLVVVAFTVDRNGQLVKSAVYRSNGDDEAEGIALAALRRAAPLPPPPAKMLDGRGQLELMESWLFNDNGQFQLRTKAAPQAQTLN; encoded by the coding sequence ATGACGACGCGCTCCGAGCTCTTCCGGTTCCGGGCCGCGTGGCGCGGCGCGGCGCTTTGCGCGTGCGCGGCTGTGCTCGCGGCCTGCACGATCACGCTACCGCCGCCGCACGGCGCAGTGGTCGTACCGGGCGTGTCGTCGATGAGCGCGACCGAATATCGTGCGGCCATCGCGCAACGCATCGCCGACAGCAACTCGGATCGCATCCTGCACGGCACGCCGCAAGCGATGCTGCGCTCGCTCGTCGTCGTCGCGTTCACCGTCGATCGCAACGGGCAGCTCGTGAAGTCGGCCGTCTATCGCAGCAACGGCGACGACGAAGCCGAAGGCATCGCGCTCGCGGCGCTGCGCCGCGCCGCGCCGTTGCCGCCGCCGCCCGCGAAGATGCTCGACGGGCGCGGCCAGCTCGAGTTGATGGAAAGCTGGCTCTTCAACGACAACGGGCAATTCCAGTTGCGCACGAAAGCGGCGCCGCAAGCGCAGACGCTCAACTGA
- the rpoZ gene encoding DNA-directed RNA polymerase subunit omega produces MARITVEDCLKQIPNRFELALAATYRARQLAQGHTPKIESRDKPTVVALREIAAGQVGVEMLKKVPA; encoded by the coding sequence ATGGCTCGCATTACCGTTGAAGACTGCCTGAAGCAGATTCCGAACCGCTTCGAACTGGCGCTCGCCGCCACCTACCGCGCGCGGCAGCTCGCGCAAGGCCATACGCCGAAGATCGAAAGCCGCGACAAGCCGACGGTCGTCGCGCTGCGCGAGATCGCGGCCGGCCAGGTCGGCGTCGAAATGCTGAAGAAAGTGCCCGCTTAA
- a CDS encoding phage integrase central domain-containing protein, translating to MHTQQWTNTLATYAYPILGALCPADIDTDLVRKVLEPIWLTKNETASRLRGRSFPRFFSGTPESVVPLI from the coding sequence ATGCACACGCAGCAGTGGACGAACACGCTCGCGACCTATGCCTATCCCATCCTCGGCGCATTGTGCCCGGCCGACATCGACACGGACCTCGTGCGGAAAGTGCTTGAGCCGATCTGGCTAACGAAGAACGAGACCGCGTCGCGCCTGCGCGGTCGAAGTTTTCCGAGATTTTTTAGTGGAACGCCCGAGTCAGTCGTGCCGCTGATTTGA
- a CDS encoding YicC/YloC family endoribonuclease, giving the protein MIYSMTGYASATRDLATASGNGGTSVSVELRTVNSRFLDLNFRMPDDVRACEPALREMLMNKLSRGKVDVRINLQRGDQSVNAGALNHAALGQLAELERAVLDAFPGVGRLRAGEILRWPGVLAESGVSADALREAVLACGKEAVAELVVVRSREGAQLATMLLGNVAEMEAIVARIAPLVPELIAKHQQKIVERLQEALGVAAPEGGAPLVSREEAAERIRQEVTMYGIRIDIAEELSRLTAHLNETRHVIEKGGRVGKRLDFMMQELNREANTLGSKAAAKELADASMALKLLIEQMREQVQNLE; this is encoded by the coding sequence ATGATCTACAGCATGACGGGCTACGCGAGCGCGACGCGCGATCTCGCGACGGCCTCCGGCAATGGCGGCACGAGCGTATCGGTTGAGTTGCGGACCGTGAATTCGCGGTTCCTCGACCTGAATTTCCGGATGCCGGACGATGTGCGCGCGTGCGAGCCGGCGCTGCGCGAGATGCTGATGAACAAGCTGTCGCGCGGCAAGGTGGACGTGCGCATCAACCTGCAGCGCGGCGATCAGAGCGTGAACGCCGGCGCGCTGAACCATGCGGCGCTCGGCCAGCTCGCCGAGCTCGAGCGCGCGGTGCTCGACGCGTTTCCGGGCGTGGGCCGCCTGCGCGCGGGCGAGATCCTGCGCTGGCCCGGCGTGCTCGCCGAGAGCGGCGTGTCGGCCGACGCGCTGCGCGAAGCGGTGCTCGCGTGCGGCAAGGAAGCGGTCGCCGAGCTCGTCGTCGTGCGCTCGCGCGAGGGCGCGCAGCTCGCGACGATGCTGCTCGGGAACGTCGCCGAGATGGAGGCGATCGTCGCGCGCATCGCGCCGCTCGTGCCGGAGCTGATCGCCAAGCATCAGCAGAAGATCGTCGAGCGGCTGCAGGAGGCGCTCGGCGTCGCGGCGCCGGAAGGCGGCGCGCCCCTCGTGTCGCGCGAGGAGGCGGCCGAGCGCATCCGTCAGGAAGTGACGATGTACGGCATCCGCATCGACATCGCGGAAGAGCTGTCGCGCCTCACCGCGCATCTGAACGAGACGCGCCACGTGATCGAGAAGGGCGGCCGCGTCGGCAAGCGTCTCGACTTCATGATGCAGGAGCTGAACCGCGAGGCGAACACGCTCGGCTCGAAGGCGGCGGCGAAGGAGCTCGCCGACGCGTCGATGGCGCTCAAGCTGCTGATCGAGCAGATGCGCGAGCAAGTGCAAAACCTGGAGTAA